TTGCGGCGCCTCGACGTTGGTCGGCTTCAGCGATGTCATGAACAACGCCCCGAGCAACAGGATGGAACCACCCAGAGCGATTGCAACCGCCACTAAGATCCACCACACGGGCGCCGTCTGCGAACGGTCAGGCGCGCTCTCGATACCGGTTTTCTTCACACGCGGAGGAGCCGGTCGTGACTTCGGTTCGGCCCGAGGAAGTGCCCCGCCCAGTCGTTGGGCCAGTTCGGCCCCGTCGGCTGGGCGGCGCTCGGCACTGTCGTCCCAGCACCGGTTCAGGAGCTCGACGTCGGTTCTCGACACGCCGAGGTCAAGGAGTTCTTCTTTCCATCCGTCACCGCCCGGGCGCTCGAGCGTTAAGTCGCCGCGGAGCAACTGGTACCACAGAACCCCCAACGAATAGACGTCATCCCGCACATCGGCGGGGAGCCCCCGCTTCTGCTGGGGCGAGGCGTACACCGGCGTGTACGCGCGGATCGTGACGAGCGCGGAGCCCGACGGGGTTCGGACGTGCCCCACGGGTTGGACGATCTTGCTGATACCGAAATCAGCGATCACCAGCTTCGGCCCCTCGCCTGTGTTCCGTATCAGCACGTTCGAGGGCTTCAGGTCACGATGGACGACGCCCAATTTATGGAACTGTCCCGCGGTCGCGGCCAGCGCGCGAATGGCTCCCTGAATTCGCTGGATCCGCTTCGCGCCCGGCAGCCCGTTCCACTCTCCGGGCAGGCGGGACAAATCACCCCCGCCGATGTACTCGAACTGCAACCACGGCGGGTCCGCGAGCGGTTCGGCCTGGCGCAGTTTCACCACCCCGTCGTGTGGCGCCTGGCGGTGGATCTCGCGCAACGCGGCCGCTTCGGCCCGCGTGAATCGAGTGCGGGCGTCCGAATCGAGAAAGAACTTGAACGCCGCAACGGGAACTTCGTCATCGGGGTTCTCGGCCTTCCACACCTCGCCGAACCCGCCCCCGCCCAAGGGTTCGGTGAGCTTCCAAGAGGGCAGCCCCGGGACCGAATCGCCGACCGTGAAACGCGGCGGCCGTTGGGGCAGGAACGCGGCCAGTTCGGCTGCGGAATTGATGTTCACGGTGGCGGGCACGGTCGTCGCGGACGGGTCGCCGAGGATACGGGCCGCTTGCTTGGCGGACGCTTGGAACTGTGAGAGGTACGCCTCGACCTGCGCCCGGACCGCCTCGGTCAGTTGCAGCCGGTCGTCGCCCATCGCCTCGGCGAGTTGTTCCCGAAAGTTCTCGAACCGGGCGGCGATCAGGGCGTCGAGCTCTTCCCTCAACTTCGCCTGCTCGCGGCGTTTGGCGTAGGCGTCGAGGAGCTTCTGGGCGACGCCGGAGGGATCGTACTTCGCGCCCAGGTTGGCGACCGCCAGCCCGAGGGTCACCAGCAGATTGCGGAACTTCATCGTGCGGCTCCGGTCCCGGCGCGGGCGGCATATCCGCGCGCGTAAACTCAATCATGTCAAGAATTCGGAAGGATTCGAGCGGCCACGTTCTCGGGCGGCTTACTCGCCTAAAGAGAACCGGGGCACGCCCGTTCGCACCGAGTGGCCAGTAGTCATCCGGCTAATCCCCGTTTACGGGTAGTGGCCCACCGGTTGGGATTGCTCTAAAGTGTTGGGATGCTGGACGCAACACCCCCTCGTCCCCCGATTCCGCCGTGCCCCCGGTGCGGTGCG
The Gemmata palustris DNA segment above includes these coding regions:
- a CDS encoding serine/threonine-protein kinase, with protein sequence MKFRNLLVTLGLAVANLGAKYDPSGVAQKLLDAYAKRREQAKLREELDALIAARFENFREQLAEAMGDDRLQLTEAVRAQVEAYLSQFQASAKQAARILGDPSATTVPATVNINSAAELAAFLPQRPPRFTVGDSVPGLPSWKLTEPLGGGGFGEVWKAENPDDEVPVAAFKFFLDSDARTRFTRAEAAALREIHRQAPHDGVVKLRQAEPLADPPWLQFEYIGGGDLSRLPGEWNGLPGAKRIQRIQGAIRALAATAGQFHKLGVVHRDLKPSNVLIRNTGEGPKLVIADFGISKIVQPVGHVRTPSGSALVTIRAYTPVYASPQQKRGLPADVRDDVYSLGVLWYQLLRGDLTLERPGGDGWKEELLDLGVSRTDVELLNRCWDDSAERRPADGAELAQRLGGALPRAEPKSRPAPPRVKKTGIESAPDRSQTAPVWWILVAVAIALGGSILLLGALFMTSLKPTNVEAPQKGPTERAEPQQKGALRMERPSWALENGTLDPVFLVNSRWVADADKKVDDIDFKYFPRALDFLPDEGLRCERIQERTTIVQEMKDGKLANVKKTEYVPHVTEGTYSVSSLNIVIASNVRDGPLI